The following proteins are encoded in a genomic region of [Eubacterium] hominis:
- a CDS encoding glycoside hydrolase family 1 protein, translated as MGFPKDFLWGGATAANQCEGAYQEDGKGLSTADVMCLGAHGVKRKITKQIEENEYYPSHKAIDFYHHYKEDIALFAEMGFRVYRMSINWTRIFPNGDEEQPNEKGLAFYDRIIDELEKYHIEPLITISHFETPLALQKYGSWANRIVVKHYLRFAEILFKRYKGRVHYWLTFNEINCMSTQPWVSGGIESDDESIRMTAAYHQLLASAKAVIMAHHIDSENKVGMMYAGHFAYPNSCNPNDVIATMDFMHKMLFYCDVQCRGYYPAYKKQELQRLNIKLPIMQGDLDDLKNGTVDFVSYSYYCTHVTGEKTKGIMKGMNGLDTGYKNQFLPKSDWGWTIDPQGLRYSLNLLYDRYQLPVMIVENGLGAIDQLEKGEVHDDYRISYLKAHLKELEKAIMLDGVDVMGYTMWGPIDLIAASTGEMKKRYGFIYVDVDDYGNGTYQRYKKDSFYWYQKVIQTNGEYIHEED; from the coding sequence ATGGGATTTCCAAAAGATTTTTTGTGGGGTGGTGCTACAGCAGCAAACCAGTGTGAAGGTGCTTATCAAGAAGATGGAAAAGGTTTGAGTACCGCAGATGTAATGTGTCTTGGTGCACATGGGGTAAAAAGAAAGATAACAAAGCAAATTGAAGAAAACGAATATTATCCTAGTCATAAAGCAATCGATTTTTACCATCATTATAAAGAGGATATCGCTTTATTTGCGGAAATGGGATTTCGAGTTTATCGAATGTCAATCAACTGGACAAGAATATTTCCAAACGGAGATGAGGAACAGCCTAATGAAAAAGGTTTAGCGTTTTATGATCGCATTATAGATGAGTTAGAAAAATATCATATAGAACCATTGATTACAATTTCACATTTTGAAACGCCATTGGCATTGCAAAAATATGGTTCATGGGCAAATAGAATTGTTGTAAAACATTATCTTCGCTTTGCAGAAATACTGTTTAAACGTTATAAAGGAAGGGTTCATTATTGGCTGACTTTTAATGAAATAAATTGTATGTCTACCCAACCTTGGGTGTCTGGTGGGATTGAAAGTGATGATGAATCAATTAGAATGACAGCAGCATATCATCAATTATTGGCAAGTGCCAAAGCAGTTATAATGGCTCATCATATAGATTCAGAAAATAAAGTAGGAATGATGTATGCTGGACATTTCGCATATCCCAATAGTTGTAATCCTAATGATGTAATTGCAACAATGGACTTTATGCATAAAATGCTGTTTTATTGTGATGTACAATGTAGAGGATATTATCCTGCTTATAAAAAGCAAGAATTGCAAAGATTAAATATAAAATTACCTATTATGCAAGGGGATTTAGATGATTTAAAAAATGGCACAGTAGATTTTGTTTCTTATAGTTATTATTGTACACATGTCACAGGTGAAAAAACCAAAGGCATTATGAAAGGAATGAATGGATTAGATACAGGATATAAAAATCAGTTCCTACCAAAAAGCGACTGGGGATGGACAATTGACCCTCAAGGCTTACGTTATTCATTAAATCTATTATATGATCGTTATCAGCTGCCAGTGATGATTGTAGAAAACGGTTTAGGGGCTATTGATCAATTGGAAAAAGGAGAAGTTCATGATGACTATCGTATATCATATTTAAAAGCTCATTTAAAAGAACTTGAAAAAGCAATTATGTTAGATGGTGTTGATGTAATGGGATATACCATGTGGGGGCCAATAGATTTAATAGCGGCATCTACAGGTGAAATGAAGAAAAGATATGGCTTTATTTATGTAGATGTAGATGATTATGGAAATGGAACATATCAACGATATAAAAAGGATTCATTCTATTGGTATCAAAAAGTAATTCAAACAAATGGTGAATATATACACGAGGAGGATTAA
- a CDS encoding ankyrin repeat domain-containing protein: protein MKKLFKDIRNNNVEAIQAAITKNPTIVNEYFDGKTPKKDIGQSPLQVAIKCRHFEIIDLLIAHGADINFMEDPTTVPPHSTCTS from the coding sequence ATGAAAAAGCTGTTTAAAGATATAAGAAATAATAATGTAGAAGCCATTCAAGCGGCCATTACTAAAAATCCTACCATCGTAAATGAATATTTTGATGGGAAAACGCCTAAAAAAGACATAGGACAATCCCCGCTTCAGGTAGCGATTAAATGCCGGCATTTTGAGATCATTGACCTTTTGATTGCTCATGGGGCGGATATAAATTTCATGGAGGATCCTACCACCGTACCACCACACAGCACTTGTACTTCATGA
- the chbG gene encoding chitin disaccharide deacetylase, whose translation MKKLIMNADDFGLSEAVNYGILKGFQDGILTSTTIMANMPGFDHAVEMAKQHPEMHIGVHLNLTCYKPLLQTHKTLVTETGYFRNQLDIDVYDEEEMYQELEAQIEKVLAAGIKIDHLDSHHHIHTTEKLKPVIKRLLEKYPYPIRGGFVYESDVKKSELIMAFYNEGVSLESFENIIKGMEDDKTYDLMCHPAYIDKVLTSMTSYYMKRIEELDIICNKECKALLEKEKVKLVSYADIQ comes from the coding sequence ATGAAGAAATTAATTATGAATGCTGATGATTTCGGCTTAAGTGAGGCCGTGAATTACGGGATTCTGAAAGGATTTCAGGATGGCATCCTGACTTCTACAACGATCATGGCAAATATGCCTGGTTTTGATCACGCTGTAGAAATGGCAAAACAGCATCCAGAAATGCACATTGGTGTGCATCTGAATCTGACTTGTTACAAGCCACTATTACAAACACACAAGACATTGGTTACTGAAACTGGCTATTTCAGAAATCAACTGGACATTGATGTGTACGATGAAGAAGAAATGTATCAAGAACTGGAGGCACAGATTGAAAAAGTACTGGCTGCTGGTATCAAAATTGATCATTTAGATTCTCATCACCATATTCATACAACAGAAAAACTAAAACCAGTTATCAAAAGATTATTGGAAAAATATCCATATCCAATCCGTGGAGGATTTGTTTATGAAAGTGATGTAAAAAAATCAGAGCTGATCATGGCGTTTTATAACGAAGGTGTTTCCCTGGAAAGCTTTGAAAACATTATAAAAGGAATGGAAGATGATAAAACATATGACTTAATGTGTCATCCTGCTTATATTGATAAGGTTTTAACATCTATGACTTCCTATTATATGAAACGTATTGAAGAACTGGATATTATATGTAATAAAGAATGCAAAGCATTATTAGAGAAAGAAAAGGTGAAACTTGTAAGTTACGCTGATATACAATAG
- a CDS encoding MurR/RpiR family transcriptional regulator, with product MLIQEKLKEKQDFSDVEILIADYLLDNKENIAEQSARFIASQVYTAPSTVVRLCQKIGYQGFNDFKKAYLEETAYLQSHFNEVNPNYPFNYHDQGKEIAYKIKHLYNDVLGDVATLLDKDVIAKITKILNAAKNIYICSSGVQADIAKTFKDKMLRIGKNVIVESKMDQAYYLASFSSNENVFLMISYSGETEVLLRVAHKLKERKIPFIALTSYGDSTLHKLANETVYVCTREKLNENLGDFGMNLSVLYILDILYATVFNENYKQNFENKVIISHEFQINRNTQNPILKDSDK from the coding sequence ATGCTGATTCAAGAAAAACTAAAGGAAAAACAGGACTTTTCTGATGTTGAAATATTGATTGCAGATTATTTATTAGATAATAAAGAGAATATCGCAGAGCAAAGTGCAAGATTTATCGCATCTCAAGTATATACAGCACCATCAACAGTTGTGCGTTTATGTCAAAAAATAGGATATCAAGGATTTAATGATTTTAAAAAAGCATATTTAGAGGAAACAGCTTATCTTCAATCACATTTTAATGAAGTCAATCCTAATTATCCATTTAATTATCATGATCAGGGAAAAGAAATAGCTTATAAGATAAAACATTTATATAATGATGTACTTGGAGATGTTGCTACTTTGTTAGATAAAGATGTCATCGCTAAAATAACAAAAATTTTAAATGCTGCGAAAAATATCTATATATGTTCTTCTGGAGTACAGGCTGATATAGCCAAAACCTTTAAGGATAAGATGTTAAGAATAGGAAAAAATGTTATTGTAGAATCAAAGATGGATCAGGCATATTACTTGGCTTCTTTTAGTTCAAATGAAAACGTATTTCTTATGATTTCGTATTCTGGAGAAACTGAAGTATTGTTGCGTGTTGCACATAAATTGAAAGAGCGTAAAATTCCTTTTATTGCATTGACGTCCTACGGGGATAGTACCCTTCATAAATTAGCAAATGAAACAGTCTATGTTTGTACCAGAGAAAAACTTAATGAAAATCTTGGCGACTTTGGGATGAATCTCTCGGTATTATATATTTTAGATATTCTGTATGCTACTGTATTTAATGAGAATTATAAACAAAATTTTGAAAATAAAGTTATCATATCACATGAATTTCAAATAAATCGTAATACACAGAATCCTATTTTAAAGGATTCTGATAAATGA
- a CDS encoding MarR family transcriptional regulator, protein MNDRDIIDNFIKLLPLWHYKVERPIKRTQKHSQISYETHYCLIALAKKGPMTMSELSSSLKLSKQQATQIIDKLYQHHLIQRFHDEKDRRMIRIAISEEGTQFLKENVIDSASVEASMPLTLDEKEKEELRNATDTLIRLLTKLD, encoded by the coding sequence ATGAATGATCGTGATATTATAGACAACTTTATCAAATTATTGCCATTATGGCATTATAAAGTAGAACGCCCTATCAAACGTACCCAAAAGCATTCTCAAATCAGTTATGAAACACATTATTGTCTGATTGCCCTTGCGAAAAAAGGTCCAATGACAATGAGTGAATTATCTTCCTCTTTAAAATTATCCAAACAACAGGCAACCCAAATTATTGATAAACTTTATCAACATCACTTAATCCAACGGTTTCATGATGAAAAAGATCGAAGAATGATTCGTATTGCTATTAGTGAAGAAGGTACACAGTTTCTAAAAGAGAATGTGATTGATTCTGCATCAGTAGAAGCATCGATGCCACTTACACTTGATGAAAAAGAAAAAGAAGAGCTAAGAAATGCCACAGACACACTGATCAGACTACTAACAAAATTAGATTAA
- a CDS encoding IS110 family transposase has translation MKLVGIDIAKYEHAAYIMDAATGESLCDPFFFKNNKNGFQKLYIELNKYAKDELFIGMEDTGHYNFDIETNLLAKGYKVALINPITTKNLRKAALKSVKTDKEDAILITNALLDKDYYRIISIQDEKLKEAKELTRYRTQLTIEMNRKKNVLQRHIDIVFPEFNTLFHDEYTITYLNILRKYGDAYTIAHTDIRSLRKCFKYCNSFTAEELKKLASNSVGIHDVSISFIIQSVISSIDLINSQIEELDKKIEELAITQDSSITSIPGISIITGTSILAELGDISKYSNAGKLIKFAGVNPYISESGEFSADKTVITKKGSKYLRTTLYRVIIPVIRHNPVFNNYYHLKRSQGKKHLCALGHCVRKLLRIIYHLETNHLSFDINSLK, from the coding sequence ATGAAACTTGTTGGAATTGATATCGCCAAATATGAACATGCTGCCTATATCATGGATGCTGCTACTGGCGAATCTTTATGTGATCCTTTTTTCTTCAAAAATAATAAAAATGGATTTCAAAAACTTTATATCGAACTTAATAAATACGCAAAAGATGAACTTTTTATCGGGATGGAAGATACCGGTCATTATAACTTCGATATTGAAACTAATTTATTGGCTAAAGGTTACAAAGTTGCTTTAATCAATCCTATTACCACTAAGAACCTTAGAAAAGCTGCCTTAAAATCTGTTAAAACTGATAAAGAGGATGCTATTTTAATTACCAATGCTCTCTTAGATAAGGATTACTATCGTATCATCTCTATTCAAGATGAGAAATTAAAGGAAGCCAAAGAATTAACTCGTTATCGTACACAATTAACCATCGAAATGAATCGTAAGAAGAATGTCCTTCAAAGGCACATTGACATCGTTTTTCCTGAATTTAACACATTATTTCATGACGAATACACCATTACCTATTTAAATATCTTAAGAAAATATGGTGATGCTTATACGATTGCTCATACAGATATTCGTTCTTTAAGAAAATGTTTTAAATATTGTAATTCCTTTACTGCAGAAGAATTAAAAAAATTAGCTTCTAATTCCGTTGGTATTCACGACGTTTCTATTTCTTTTATCATTCAATCGGTTATTTCCAGTATTGATTTAATCAATTCCCAAATTGAAGAATTGGATAAAAAAATAGAAGAACTCGCCATCACACAAGATTCTTCTATCACATCAATACCAGGAATATCAATTATTACTGGTACTTCTATTTTAGCCGAACTAGGTGACATTAGTAAATACTCAAATGCAGGAAAATTAATTAAATTTGCAGGTGTGAATCCATATATAAGTGAATCTGGAGAATTTTCAGCCGATAAAACAGTGATAACCAAGAAAGGTTCCAAATATCTAAGGACAACACTTTATAGAGTCATTATACCTGTAATACGCCATAACCCTGTATTTAATAACTACTATCATTTAAAACGTAGTCAAGGCAAAAAACATCTCTGTGCTTTAGGTCATTGTGTAAGAAAACTTTTAAGAATTATTTATCATCTTGAAACAAATCATCTATCATTCGATATAAATTCACTTAAATAG
- a CDS encoding helix-turn-helix transcriptional regulator, translating into MNLGDHIQQARKKAQLSQEKLGDMVGVTRQTISNWELNITTPDANQLLALSKALQVSMDALMENDIQHLIEQKVNVVETQVSKNNTLLLCILIALMVLFILMFIMNA; encoded by the coding sequence ATGAATTTAGGAGATCATATACAACAAGCCAGAAAGAAAGCTCAATTATCACAAGAAAAGCTAGGAGATATGGTTGGTGTCACCAGACAGACAATCAGCAACTGGGAACTCAATATTACCACCCCTGATGCCAATCAGTTATTAGCACTGTCAAAGGCATTACAAGTCAGCATGGATGCCCTGATGGAAAATGATATCCAGCATCTTATAGAACAGAAAGTAAATGTTGTGGAAACACAGGTCAGTAAAAACAATACGCTGCTGCTTTGTATATTGATTGCCCTCATGGTTCTTTTTATATTGATGTTCATCATGAACGCTTAG
- a CDS encoding HipA domain-containing protein gives MFLIDFNECIENNKAYGGMAGSKLGIIYQNEDWILKFPKTTKGMRETEISYTTSPLSEYIGSHVYEILGYPVHETRLGVKDHKLVVACKDFTNANVKLQEFREVKNYYNKDLEAFLEETISESNSVGSTSLHAVKAHLKYNKLLNIIEGMSKRFWDCVIIDGFINNNDRNSGNWGILRYLDGSVSLAPIFDNGASFSTKISDNRIKSLLEDETKLMNSALNTVTGYNIDGKVLQFRKLLKMEDEDIKKAIKRVVPIIQEHMDQIANMIYAIPESENDIEIISKARKEFYVKGMEIRLQELLIPAWKHIQEINKKS, from the coding sequence ATGTTCTTAATAGATTTTAATGAATGTATAGAAAATAATAAAGCCTATGGCGGTATGGCAGGCAGCAAACTTGGTATCATCTATCAAAATGAAGATTGGATATTAAAGTTTCCAAAAACTACTAAGGGAATGCGCGAAACCGAAATTTCTTATACAACTTCTCCACTTTCTGAATATATAGGCAGCCATGTATATGAAATCCTTGGCTATCCTGTTCATGAAACAAGATTAGGCGTTAAGGATCATAAGCTTGTTGTGGCATGTAAAGATTTCACAAATGCAAATGTGAAGTTACAGGAATTTAGAGAAGTCAAAAACTATTATAATAAAGATCTTGAAGCATTCTTAGAAGAAACAATATCAGAAAGTAATAGTGTTGGTAGTACCAGTTTACATGCAGTAAAAGCACACCTAAAATATAACAAACTGTTAAATATCATTGAAGGGATGTCAAAACGTTTCTGGGATTGTGTAATCATAGATGGATTCATTAATAATAATGATCGTAATAGTGGTAATTGGGGCATTTTGCGTTATTTGGATGGTTCCGTATCATTAGCACCAATTTTCGATAATGGAGCTTCTTTTTCCACCAAAATATCCGATAATAGAATAAAAAGCCTGTTGGAAGATGAAACAAAATTAATGAATAGTGCTTTAAATACTGTAACTGGATATAATATTGATGGAAAAGTTCTTCAATTTCGTAAGCTTTTAAAGATGGAAGATGAGGATATAAAAAAAGCTATTAAGCGCGTTGTCCCCATAATACAAGAACATATGGATCAAATAGCAAATATGATTTATGCAATACCAGAATCAGAAAATGACATAGAAATCATCAGTAAGGCAAGAAAAGAATTTTATGTGAAAGGAATGGAAATACGTTTACAAGAATTATTAATTCCAGCATGGAAACATATACAAGAAATAAATAAAAAATCTTAA
- a CDS encoding helix-turn-helix transcriptional regulator, producing MNDTLILKNRLKEARTEKGLSQSALAEMVGVSRNTISSIETGQFNPTAKLALILCIALDKKFEDLFYFD from the coding sequence ATGAATGATACATTAATTTTAAAAAACCGCCTAAAAGAGGCAAGAACAGAAAAAGGATTATCACAATCCGCATTAGCTGAAATGGTTGGGGTATCAAGAAATACCATCAGTTCCATTGAAACTGGTCAGTTCAATCCTACTGCGAAGCTTGCTTTGATTCTCTGCATTGCTTTAGACAAGAAATTTGAAGATTTGTTTTACTTCGATTAA
- a CDS encoding LytTR family transcriptional regulator — MIRLAILETEEVAKEVLFELMRNLKDREWSFSYFTRITDFAKSDEKQDFQIVLFHEKFDIPRITQAFVLSKPRRIMLYTVAHLKDEMKERYPFQRILYLDRTKLKEEMQAVCPLIDRMLKKEEEYLFHYNNVSIPLRINDIFYIEKEDKYLIYHTRRGEFRERKSMKEAAAFFEGYDFLWIHVSYLVNMQYIAKIQQEHVYLDHIELPISRSKKASVIDKMHAFVGK; from the coding sequence ATGATTCGTCTGGCTATTTTAGAAACAGAAGAAGTTGCGAAAGAAGTATTATTTGAATTAATGCGAAATTTAAAAGATCGTGAATGGTCATTTTCATATTTCACCAGAATTACAGATTTTGCGAAAAGTGATGAAAAACAGGATTTTCAAATCGTGTTATTTCATGAAAAATTTGATATTCCAAGAATTACACAGGCTTTTGTTTTATCTAAACCAAGACGGATTATGTTATATACTGTCGCTCACCTAAAGGATGAAATGAAAGAACGATATCCATTTCAGCGTATTTTATATCTCGACCGGACAAAGCTTAAAGAGGAAATGCAGGCAGTCTGTCCTTTGATTGATCGCATGTTGAAGAAGGAAGAAGAATACTTATTTCACTACAATAACGTATCGATTCCACTACGTATCAATGATATATTCTACATCGAAAAAGAAGATAAGTATTTAATTTATCATACACGCAGAGGAGAATTTCGTGAACGTAAAAGTATGAAAGAAGCGGCAGCTTTCTTTGAAGGCTATGATTTCCTCTGGATACACGTGAGTTATCTTGTGAACATGCAATATATCGCAAAGATTCAACAGGAGCATGTCTATCTGGATCATATAGAACTACCTATTTCCAGATCAAAGAAAGCATCTGTGATTGATAAGATGCATGCCTTTGTGGGAAAGTAA
- a CDS encoding FUSC family protein gives MKTESKSYLGLILHNAFRFVINVGFVFIFQIIFGVENILPGVAIGVGFTMLPMMDLPIRPWTMFFIIMLLYTGGGLAGELALVSPVLAFPLYFLFTVLIILLSNEPVAYKPNISFLLCFVFSQATPLPFDLLASRMNAVFFGGLIVGVGTLINWYRYGYGKNGRTMRQQIQLCAKNRSYIFRMSFGIAFAMTTGMLLHLQKPLWISIVVMSLTQLEFSETMERIKYRFIGTMIGVVLFFLLFQILIPQQYAMYVVMFFGYIGFFLPDYKYKQIINAVSALNASLVLLDGVTAIEQRIACLVAGIVIVIVIYALTFVMKKLKKLQQDIQHYVLADDFPYTTSKKG, from the coding sequence ATGAAGACAGAAAGTAAGTCATATTTGGGATTAATCCTGCACAATGCTTTTCGTTTTGTGATCAATGTAGGCTTTGTGTTTATCTTTCAGATTATATTTGGAGTGGAAAATATCCTGCCTGGTGTCGCCATCGGCGTAGGCTTTACGATGCTGCCAATGATGGATTTGCCTATTCGGCCATGGACAATGTTTTTCATCATCATGCTCCTTTATACAGGTGGAGGATTGGCAGGGGAATTAGCACTTGTTTCTCCTGTACTAGCATTTCCTTTGTACTTTCTTTTTACAGTATTGATTATTTTATTGAGTAATGAGCCAGTCGCATATAAGCCAAATATTTCATTTTTATTATGTTTTGTATTTTCACAGGCGACTCCACTTCCATTTGATCTGCTGGCATCTAGGATGAATGCAGTTTTCTTTGGTGGTTTGATTGTTGGCGTAGGGACCCTCATTAACTGGTATCGTTATGGATATGGCAAAAATGGAAGAACGATGCGACAACAGATACAGCTGTGTGCTAAAAATCGCAGTTATATTTTCCGTATGTCCTTCGGTATTGCCTTTGCGATGACAACTGGTATGCTGCTGCACCTTCAAAAACCGTTATGGATTAGTATTGTGGTAATGTCATTGACGCAATTAGAATTTTCAGAAACCATGGAACGTATAAAATATCGTTTTATCGGAACCATGATAGGTGTGGTTTTGTTCTTTCTGTTATTTCAAATTTTGATACCGCAACAATACGCCATGTATGTAGTCATGTTCTTTGGCTATATCGGGTTCTTCCTGCCGGATTATAAATATAAACAGATAATTAATGCTGTCAGTGCGTTAAATGCATCTCTTGTTTTACTAGATGGCGTCACAGCGATTGAACAGCGTATCGCTTGTTTAGTTGCAGGAATCGTCATTGTTATCGTGATTTATGCGTTGACTTTTGTGATGAAAAAATTAAAAAAGCTTCAACAGGATATTCAGCATTATGTTTTGGCTGATGATTTCCCTTATACAACCTCAAAAAAAGGATGA
- a CDS encoding cytidylate kinase family protein: protein MKKSLFMDSEYCSMGRWISAIVADALDMKFYEAKHLIQFADEEWLTEEYLRNFDLSLIGRNPDELKDDEEFQRVYQAISKAILIAIEQGPCIIHERAAAEVVKNKTEFLNVLLYNTNIEHKLPRINVDPLYDVSNATKEDKLKILYQEDEIRKNYHNAVCTSRWGDKKTYDICLDSDKLSREKCAEILIEALKDVSLDMETCKKIIAKVF, encoded by the coding sequence ATGAAAAAAAGTTTATTTATGGATAGTGAATACTGCAGTATGGGGCGTTGGATTTCTGCTATTGTGGCAGATGCACTAGATATGAAATTTTATGAAGCAAAGCACCTCATACAATTTGCGGATGAAGAATGGCTTACTGAAGAATATCTAAGAAATTTTGATTTAAGTTTAATTGGAAGAAATCCTGATGAATTGAAAGATGATGAAGAATTCCAACGCGTATATCAAGCTATTTCAAAAGCTATATTAATAGCCATTGAACAAGGACCATGTATTATCCATGAACGCGCTGCAGCAGAAGTTGTGAAAAATAAAACAGAATTTTTAAATGTTTTACTTTATAATACAAATATTGAACATAAACTACCTAGAATTAATGTGGATCCTTTATATGATGTAAGCAATGCAACAAAAGAAGATAAATTAAAGATTTTATACCAAGAAGATGAAATACGGAAAAATTATCATAATGCAGTTTGCACAAGCAGATGGGGCGATAAGAAAACATATGATATCTGTTTAGATAGTGATAAGCTGAGTAGAGAAAAATGTGCAGAGATATTGATTGAAGCACTAAAGGATGTTTCATTAGATATGGAAACTTGTAAAAAAATAATTGCGAAAGTATTTTAA
- a CDS encoding PTS glucose transporter subunit IIA: protein MTEKELASTLLMLVGGKQNIVAVEHCMTRLRFNLKDSSQADTQKILNIQGIISVVDKGGQYQIVIGNTVKDVYKEFIKLGDFQNNEISDEKKGIVNKILDTISGIFIPIVPALAGAGMLKALLALLTMLKVVAPDSQTYQFLNFMGDSVFYFMPIIIAASASKKFHVNQFVAMGIGAILMHPTFMNMIAVAKESQTGLEVFGLPVSLVSYSSSVIPIILAIWFMSYVEPITDRYMPKSIRIFMTPLITMLVVGIATLVAIGPLGNICGQLLGDAIGMLNHYVSWLVPLLVGTFTPLMVMTGMHYGLIPIGINLLATTGFDTVAGPGMMVSNIAQGGASLAVAFRCKNTEIKSLAASAGISAVCGITEPAMYGISLRFKKPLIAAMIGGGAAGLFIGIMGVGRYAQVSPGLFALPSFLGEKGISNLIYAIIGCAIAFIVSFIISFILGIDEPKEDVKLNEQKEIKLDDEEIFAPLKGQVISLDKVNDSVFSSGSLGKGMAIIPSEGKIYAPADGTISAFFETGHAIGVTSKHGAEILIHVGIDTVNLKGKYFYPKVKQNEQVKKGELLLEFDLNKMKEEGYDCTTMIIVTNSQQYTSVQSVKIDEADKNKELMILTI from the coding sequence ATGACTGAAAAAGAACTTGCTTCAACATTATTAATGTTGGTAGGAGGAAAACAAAATATAGTAGCAGTAGAACATTGTATGACAAGATTAAGATTCAATTTAAAAGATTCATCTCAAGCTGATACACAAAAAATTTTGAATATACAAGGTATTATTAGCGTTGTAGATAAAGGGGGGCAGTATCAGATTGTGATAGGAAATACTGTAAAAGATGTATATAAAGAATTCATCAAATTAGGTGATTTTCAAAATAATGAAATAAGTGACGAGAAAAAAGGAATTGTGAATAAGATTTTAGATACAATTTCTGGAATTTTTATACCTATTGTACCTGCATTGGCTGGAGCAGGTATGTTAAAAGCTTTGTTAGCGTTGCTGACAATGTTAAAGGTTGTAGCACCGGATTCACAAACTTATCAGTTTTTAAATTTTATGGGTGATTCGGTATTTTATTTTATGCCAATCATTATTGCAGCAAGTGCATCAAAAAAGTTTCATGTAAATCAATTTGTGGCAATGGGAATAGGTGCAATTCTAATGCACCCGACTTTTATGAATATGATTGCAGTCGCAAAAGAATCACAGACTGGTTTGGAAGTTTTTGGACTACCAGTTTCACTGGTAAGCTATTCATCTTCAGTTATACCGATTATTTTAGCGATATGGTTTATGTCTTATGTGGAACCAATTACAGATCGCTACATGCCAAAATCTATAAGAATATTTATGACACCATTAATCACTATGTTAGTGGTTGGTATTGCCACTTTAGTAGCAATAGGACCATTAGGTAACATTTGTGGTCAATTATTAGGTGATGCAATTGGTATGTTAAATCATTATGTAAGCTGGCTGGTTCCTCTATTGGTTGGTACATTTACACCATTGATGGTTATGACAGGTATGCATTATGGATTGATTCCAATTGGTATTAATTTATTAGCAACCACTGGATTTGATACAGTAGCTGGTCCAGGTATGATGGTTTCTAATATTGCACAGGGAGGAGCTTCCCTTGCTGTTGCTTTCCGTTGTAAAAATACAGAAATTAAATCTTTAGCAGCCTCTGCTGGTATCAGTGCAGTCTGTGGTATTACTGAGCCTGCAATGTACGGTATTAGTTTACGTTTTAAAAAACCATTAATAGCTGCTATGATTGGAGGAGGTGCAGCTGGTTTATTTATAGGTATTATGGGGGTTGGGCGTTACGCACAAGTATCTCCGGGATTATTTGCGTTGCCTAGTTTTTTAGGCGAAAAAGGTATTTCTAATCTTATTTACGCAATTATAGGCTGTGCAATTGCATTCATAGTTTCCTTTATTATAAGTTTTATCTTAGGAATTGATGAACCCAAAGAAGATGTAAAACTTAATGAACAAAAAGAAATTAAATTAGATGATGAAGAAATCTTTGCTCCATTGAAAGGGCAGGTCATATCTTTAGATAAAGTAAATGATTCAGTATTCTCAAGTGGTTCTTTAGGAAAGGGTATGGCAATTATTCCATCAGAAGGTAAAATTTATGCTCCAGCAGATGGTACGATCTCTGCATTTTTTGAAACAGGTCACGCTATTGGTGTGACATCAAAGCATGGCGCTGAAATCTTGATACATGTCGGAATTGATACAGTTAATTTAAAGGGGAAATACTTTTATCCTAAAGTAAAACAAAATGAACAAGTGAAAAAAGGTGAGCTTCTGTTAGAATTTGATTTAAACAAAATGAAAGAAGAAGGCTATGATTGTACTACTATGATTATAGTGACCAATAGCCAGCAATACACAAGTGTACAGTCAGTCAAAATTGACGAAGCAGATAAAAATAAAGAGTTAATGATATTGACCATTTAG